The following are encoded in a window of Oncorhynchus mykiss isolate Arlee chromosome Y, USDA_OmykA_1.1, whole genome shotgun sequence genomic DNA:
- the LOC110509622 gene encoding LOW QUALITY PROTEIN: jeltraxin (The sequence of the model RefSeq protein was modified relative to this genomic sequence to represent the inferred CDS: inserted 1 base in 1 codon): MISVLLNALVLMLVLGLTGARYRLTPSGPSTINLCGQMFTVTNGGELTMYTDAISPSPSRSPYSSPSPSPSSSSTSYPYTTPSPSPSPSSLTVCLRYMAEEGEDLTFFSLTQGNNWNLLLKRYYWGMDHLSIDSSQDFSSYKLFRAVREAHPWTSLCVTWEKKTGMAQVWRGGTVSVRKRVFGQVTNGPPVLKVFKFEGQVTDVEVWDRVLSPSWILAYMSGWQSYWSYTPGNVLTWSKAIYSTNGEVLLERNTYNSDHQPXQRPGPIKRKTKRKFEWRKSENAEQREGMAVGESSDCHQWRF; encoded by the exons ATGATTTCGGTGCTGCTTAACGCTCTTGTGCTGATGTTGGTGTTGGGCCTAACTGGGGCAAGATATCGACTAACGCCATCAG GCCCCTCCACCATAAACCTGTGTGGTCAGATGTTTACAGTGACAAATGGAGGGGAACTCACCATGTACACAGATGCgatctcaccctctccctcccgttctccctactcctctccctccccttctccttcctcATCCTCCACCTCATATCCCTacaccaccccctctccctctccctctccctcttctctgactgtgtgtctgcgTTACATGGCCGAGGAGGGAGAAGACTTGACTTTCTTCAGCCTCACTCAGGGGAACAACTGGAACCTTTTACTGAAAAGGTATTATTGGGGGATGGACCACCTCTCCATCGATTCCTCCCAGGACTTTAGCTCCTATAAGCTGTTCAGGGCTGTCAGAGAGGCACACCCCTGGACCAGCCTGTGTGTTACCTGGGAGAAAAAGACAGGCATGGCCCAGGTGTGGAGAGGCGGGACAGTCAGCGTCAGGAAGAGGGTGTTTGGCCAG gtGACCAATGGGCCTCCTGTCTTGAAAGTGTTTAAGTTTGAGGGGCAGGTAACTGACGTGGAAGTGTGGGACAGAGTCCTCTCCCCAAGCTGGATACTGGCCTACATGTCTGGGTGGCAGTCCTACTGGTCCTACACCCCTGGTAATGTGCTGACCTGGTCCAAGGCCATCTACTCCACCAATGGTGAGGTTCTCCTGGAGAGAAACACCTACAACTCTGACCATCAGC ATCAGCGCCCAGGACCAATTAAAAGGAAGACAAAGAGAAAGTTTGAATGGAGGAAGAGTGAGaatgcagagcagagagagggcaTGGCTGTAGGGGAGAGTAGTGATTGCCACCAGTGGCGATTTTAA